Part of the Geobacter pickeringii genome, AAAGAGCATCGTAACGCCGGTATTGATGCTCACTCCGTCCTGAAGGTCGGTCGTTAACCCCGGACCGACCAGCGTCCCCCCCACCGAGACCGGCCCGGTCGAGTCCTTGGTGAACGCAAGTCGGTTCATGTCATAGCTGTACGCCTTTATCTTGAGGGGAAGCTCCAGAGGGTCGAGCACAACCTCACCCCGATACAGCAGATGACCGGCACTGATGGAGGGATTGGCGTTGCTGCCGGAGTCGGTCGGATCGCTCGGATTCTTGATTTTCGTATTGAACGACCCCCACTCGTAGCCGAGGTTGACGTCATAGCTACCGATGCGGCCGTCATAGAAAAGCCCACTGTTCTGATAGATGAGTGAATAGCGCTGCTGAAAGGAATGGGCACTGACAACCTTCTTCCCGTTGGCCTCCGCTTCGTAGCCAACGTATCCCAACTCGGCATCGGCGGTCACCCTGGCGGCGGCCTCACGCGCAAAGCCCCCCCCGGCCACCGTTGTGGCAAGTGTACACAGAAGAATGATGTCTCGTTTGATTGGCATACGAATCGGGACCCAAAAATCTTGGTTCTTACCGCCACTGCGCCGAGTCTGTCACTGAAAAAGACTGCAAGGAACATACCTTGAGCGTCGGCTTCACACCCAGGTCTACCATACCGACTCAGCAGCGGTTTTTGCGGAACGAAGGCCACCACCACCCGCAGAATTCCGCCCCACTCCCGGCGATTTGACAGGCCGGGCGCGCGAAACGACCGCCCCCTGACCACTGCACAAAAAAAGAGGGGTGGCTGCACCACCCCTCGGCAACTCAACAATCGCAGGAACTACTTGTTGTGACAGCCAAGACAGAGCTTGCTGCCAGCCATGGTGGTCCGGAGGAAGTTGGTCGAGCCGCTCATCGCCTTTGAGCCATGAACCGCGTGGCAGGAAGAGCACTCTACGGACAGAAGCGTCGTGGCCCCAAAGGTCGCCTTAAAGAGCGGAAGACCGTTGGTAAGGGTACCGCCGCCGTTGATCAGGGCACCACTGGCGGCATAGAACGCCTTGTTGGCATCAAGAGCGGCATTATAAGGGATGTTGACCGGATGGCTCTTGGTCAAGTCGGTGCCGAACTTGGTTCTCAAGTCAGCCGCCGTACCCGAGATTACGTCGCCGGTGTACGTGCCGCTGCCACCGCCGCGGGAGTTGCGCTTGTCGGCAGCAAAGGCGCCCTGGGCGTCGGAAGGATGGTTGTGGACGCCGCCACCGAGCGGGCTGCCGTCGTGGCAGCTCATGCAGAAGAGCGAGATGCTGTTGGTGGTGAAGCCCGACGGCTTAAAGCCGGCCGACACAGCGTTGTACATGTCAAGGGTCGAGGAGGAGGTGTAGAGCTTGAAGACAGTGTTGGCATTCTGGCCGGTGCGGTTCCAGAGGGGGATCTGGGCCACCGGGTTGTGCGGGGTGTGGCAGAAGATGCAGATCTGGGTGGTCTCTCCGGCAGTGGTCGTTGTGGCGCTCATGTCATGCTTGCTGCCAACGATGCTGGCCGCCGAGGCGACCGTTGCCGCCATCAGGGTTACCCCTGCGACGGCGAGCGTAAGACGTGCTTTCATGATGCTTCTCCTTTCGTTTTCTGGTCAAATGACCATGGTATGATGAAAGTTCAAACCGTATGCACCCGATTACTAGCAAACACCGTGCCTCTCCTTCACACTTACCGCCTGAGAGCAAAAAAATAGGGACGGGAATAGCATCCCCGCCCCCACACACCCATAACTAAGCAATTTGACTACCGAGCCGATACGTTCAGTGCGTTCAGCCCCGAAAAATCTCCACCATCGGCCCCCCCCGTCACCCCCTGGCCAGAGTCGACCCACAGTGGAGAGACCCAAAAAATGACAAGATCAGTACGTGAAATAACAAAAGAGGGTGACTCTCTATTGAGGATTGAAGCCGGAGATCGGATTCTCTTTCAGATAACGATCGGAAAGGTACTGAAGCACCTGAAAACGCTGATTTAACTGGTCCACCACATAGATCCGATCAGAGGCATCGATATCTATCCCCTGCGGGATAACGAAACCGCCCGGGGCTTGCTTACCCGTCTGCAGGATGGAGTAAAGGCCGCCGATGGTGATCAGATAATCGCCCTGGCGGCTGAACACTACCATCTTGTGCCCCTTCCCCTCGGTGACATAGATATTGTCGTCCGAGTCGACCGCCACCCCCTTGAGCAGCTGGAAATCGGCCGGACCGTCGCCGCGGTTGCCAAAGGCGCGCAGAAACTTCCCTTCCCCATCGAATATCTGCACCCGGGCATTCATGGCATCAACGACGATAATCTCCCCCTTGTGATTCACCGTCACGGCGATGGGGAAGTTGAATTCACCCTGTTTCTCTCCCCGAGATCCGAAACTGAAGAGGTGCTTGCCGTCGAGGGAGAAGACGTCGACCTTGTGGCCGCGGGCATCCGTTACCAGGAGCCGCTTCTGTTCCCGATCGATCGCCAGACCGCCTATCTTCTGGACCGTATCGCTGAGCTTCATGGCGCGGAGCGGTTTTTCATCCTTGTCAAAAACCAGAACGAGCCCCTTTTCGACTTCCGAAACGTAGATATTCCCATCGCCGTCGATCGCCAGGGAAACCGGCTTACTCAACTGACCGCTCTCCTCCCCCCCCATGATCCGGACCTGCTTCTTCAGCAGGTCATAGACGAAAACCACGTTGTAGCCGACATCCACCACATACACCTGCCCCTGCCCGTTCGACCTGATATCGAGGGGTTTGGAGAAGCGAAGCGGCTCTTCATCTCCGGCAATGGCGGTAAGAATGGAACCGAACCCTTCCTTGGGGAAATCGAGTTGACTGCTGTAAGCCTTGATCCACTCGATCCGGGGGCGCTCGGGAAGCGGAGGCCAGAAGTAACGACGCTGCTGGCCGGCTTCCTGGGTGGCGCACCCGGCAAAGAGAGTCGTTGCACAAAGCATTATGGCGAATTTACTGAACAGTGACAGCCGTCTCATATCATCTCCTTGATTCCCGTTTCGCCCTGATGGTGAACTGGCGTGCGATCCATCACCGGCGACAGGCGCCGTCTCAGGCTTATTTGTTATGGCACATCTGACAAAGCTGAAGCCGATCCGCAGAGTCGTTCTGGAAGTAGTAGCGAACATTCCCTGCGTGGGGGTTATGACAGGAAATGCACGACATCTCGCGCCCCGATTTGGGAGCCGACGGATCCTTGCGGCCGCTCACCGGGTGTCCCTCCCCCGTGGTGGTCCGCACGACGTGGGGAATTCTTCGGACCGATTCGTGGCACGAAAGACAGAGATCGTTGACCGGCGCCTTGAGCTGGCCATAGTTGGCACTTCCATGGGAGTCGTGGCAGACCTCGCACATCCCCCCCGCAATGGGGCCATGAACAAATTTCTTCTTGGCGAACTCCGCCGCCTTGTCCTCATGGCACTCGTTGCAGAGTGCCGCCTCGCGCTTGACGACGGCATACTTGGGCGACGACGTCTCTTTATGGCAGTAGACGCAGGAATAGGTTCCCGCAGGGCCATGGACGAATTTCACGTTCAACATCCGTTTGTGACAACCGATGCAGGGGTTTTCCTTTTCACGAGTGCTCATCGCCTGCGTTGCGGAAGGCTCCATGGTGTGGCAGCCGACGCAGCGGAGCTCCGAATCGGGGAGATGGAAGAGATAACGGGTAAACTCCGGGGGCGGCGCAACCTGGTCTCCGGGGGGTGAATAGTAGATGAGCGCCTGGGCGGTTTCCGCGCGGTCCTTGCCGACGTACGCCTCAACGCTCACCTCGTTGCGCCCCCGGTCCCAGACCGGCTGCACGATGAGGAGATCCTGGAACGCCTTACGGTATTCAGTCGACGACACTTCCAGCAGATCTCCGGGCACGCCGTTGACGTTGATTTTGACCCCCGTAATTTCCGGATTGTTAAGCTTGAGGATCAGATAGTTGGAGCGCTCGACCCAGCTGTTGGGAGCTGGATAGATGAATGAAACAGCAGCCAAGGCAGCCGTAGCGCTGGCAATGAGTGTGGCTGCAACCGCCACGGTTATCACTATCCCTTTCCGGAACATTCTGCCTCCTTACCCATCAGGGATTCTTCATCGCTCGAATTCTGTCGTATGATTTCGGCTTGTGACACCCCACCACACAGGTCCCCCCCGTCTCGGTTTTCGTATAACTGATCGGAATCTCCCAGGTACCAAAGCCGGGAATGTGTTCCTTGATCAGCCGTTGCTGCCTGGCCGCGTGAGGGTCGTGGCAGGTCTTACAGGAGCGCCCCTTGTCTGCCTTGTTGATGTGAACGAAATGGAGATTGACGTCTCCGTTGCGGAAACCGGTGAGCGTGTCGGTCCTCCGGTCCTGGGCGATATTCTTCTCGTGGCAGTCAAAACAGAGCGCAAAGTTGGCCTGTGCATAGGGGAGATAGAATGGTGCCGGAAAGGCATTCCTGAGAAGCTTGGGCCATTCGGAGCCGTGGGGAGCGTGACATGAGACGCATTTCCCATCGGCTACCGGCTTGTGTTTTGACACGCCCATGGCCAAATTTTTGTCATGGCAGAGAAAGCAGAGGCCGGCCCCGTCAGCCTTGAGGAGGAAGCGACTGTCGGACTGGTGCGGGTCGTGGCATCCCAGACAGTTGCCGGACGCCACGGGAGCGTGGCCATGCTTCTGCCTGAATGCCGCCGCGTCGTGGCAGGTAAAGCAGAGGTCGCTCCCCAGAGCCTTGAGTTGCATGGCATAGGGTGATTGATGCGGATCGTGGCAGGCGAGACAATCTCCTTGGGCAACGGGGGGATGAACAACCCGCTTGGCAGCCTTCCCTTCGTGACAGAGATAGCAGAGTTTTTCCCGCTCTCCCGCCAGCATGAACACGCCGCGGTCCCTCGGGTGTTCGCCACCGACGGGGCGGTGACAGGCGATGCAGTCATCGGCTCCGACGGGGCCGTGAACGAACTGCTCCCGAACCTTGCTCTTGTGGCAACGGGTATTGCAGCCATCGGGAATTCCGGGGAGAGGAGCAGCGGACGCCCCGGCAGCCAGCAGGAGGAGAAAGACGGCTATGCCGAGGCATAGCCCGTGAAACGGCGATCTGATCATGGCATGGACACACGGTTTCCGGCTCTCCCCCCAGAGGGAAAGAGCCGGAAAATCAGGAGAGATTGGAATCGGGACGCATTTGGTGCGCGACAAACCCGCCGTTATCCATGCAAAATTCCTGCCCTCTTCTTAGCGGCCGCCGTAACTATGGAGCCCTGACAGCACGAGGTTCACGCCGAGGTAGCAGAAAATGGTGGCGGCAAAACCGACAATGGAAAGGATTGCGGCCCGCTTGCCGACCCAGCCGCGCGTGATCCGCGCGTGGAGAAACGCCGCATAGACAAACCAGACGATCAGCGACCAGGTCTCCTTCGGGTCCCAGCTCCAGTAGGTTCCCCAGGCATAGTTCGCCCAGGCCGCTCCCGTGATGATACCGAGGGTAAGGAGCGGGAAGCCGACCATGATCGCCTTGTAATTCAGGTCGTCGAGCACCTTGATCGAAGGAAACATCGAGATGACGCCGCCGGCCTGGGCGGTGCTGTCCGCCGAACCCTCCTGCCCCGCCTTGATCAGGTACATGATCGAAAGACCACAGGCGACGGCGAATGCCGCATACCCAAGGAAGCAGGTAATGACGTGATAGAGGAGCCAGTTGCTCTGAAGCGCCGGCACCAACGGCTCGATGCCGCTGCTGAGCCCCAGCTGGGCCCATGCCATGCCGAAGAGCGCGAATGGAACGACAAAGGCGCCAACGACCCGATACTTGTACTTCAGATCGATGATGCCGAAGATCAGGATGATCGTCCAGGCAAAGAACGTCACCGACTCATAGAGGTTGGAGAGAGGGGCGTGCCCATGACCGATGTCATACGACTCTTTCCAGCGAAGCACGATGGCCGTGGTATGAACGATGAATCCGAAGTAGGAGGCGAGGCTGCCCGCCAGCCCCACCCCTTTGACCTTGGTCGCCAGGAAAGCGAAGAAGATCAGCATGGAAACCAGGTAGGAAAACGTGGCTATATTGAACATCATAGAACTGGTCATTTGAATAGATCCTCCGCCGTTACTGTTTTTTCAGCTTGTCGACGAGTTCGTCAAACAGAATCTGGAACCCGGCCGGGTTCTTGCTGGCCCCCCCGCCGATGGTGACATGCCCCTTGCGTACCCGCACCCAGATACGCTTGTGGGACATGAAGAACGCCATGCAGCACCCCAGCACCATCATGAAGCAGCCGGTCCAGACAACCCAGACGCCGGGGTCCTTCGCCACCTGCAGACCGGTGTACATCTTTTCGTCCGAGCCGTCGTACGTAAAGATCTGCGCCCCGCCCCGCTGCTCGTCGAAGTTGGGAAAGTTCCTGAAGACGATAAAGGCCAGGGGCTGCCCCCCTTTGGGGGTCACCTCGATCCGCGCGGCCGGTCCGTTGAACTGGGGAACGAACTGGCTCACCTCCTGGGTTGCCTCGAGCACCTGCATCATGGAACCGTCGGGAAGGGGTTTCTTCTCGCCATAGCCTGCCGAAATCTTGACCGGTGCTCCCCCCTTCCGATCACGAACCGTGAAGTGGAAGAGGCCACCCTCTTCGGCCTGGCCGTAGCTCGATTGATAGAAGGTGATCCCCTTGTAGGTCAGCGGATCATTGACGATTACCGGGCGCTTGTCGATGACGACGCGGCCGTTGTCCGTGACCGTCAGCACGCTCCTGAACTCCTTCGGGGCACCGGTATCGTAGAAGGTGGCCTTGAAATCGTCACACTTCACGGAGAAACCGAGGTTGATGCGCTGGCCTGAAAAGGTCTGAACGGCAGAGACGCTTCCCCCCTCGGTAATATTCACAAACCCCTTGAAACCGAAGAACGAGCCGATGAGGGCGCCGATGAATATTATGACGATGCTCAGGTGCACCACGTAGACGCCGAGACGGCTGTAGGGGGCCTTCTGGGCGAAGAGATGGTACTCGCCGTCATGCTCGGTCACCACCGGCGCGGCAAATTCCGCCTTGAGAAAGGCCACCATCTTGTCCCGCAGGGTCGCCGCATCGCCGCCGGGCTTGAAATCATGGGTAAGGGCGAGACTCTTCTCGAAACTGTCGGTCATCACGAGGGTCGGTTCGGAGATTATCTTCCAGACCCGCGGCAGCCGCTTGATGGAGCAGGCGACGATGTTGACCGTGAAGAGGTACAGCAGGAGCATGAACCACCAGGAGTGGTACATGTCGAAAAAGCCGAGGGTGCTGTACAGCTTGAGCTTGGCTTGGCTGATGGTCTGCAGGTACTCCGGCCTCAACTGCCCCTGCGGGATGATGGTCCCGATAATCGACGTGGCAGCAAGGAGGATGAGAAGGGATATGGCGAGTTTGAGGGAACAGAAAAAGTCCCACAACGCCTGCAAAAAGCCTCGATTACTGTTTGTCAACGTAACTCTCCCGGATTGCGATGGATTTTACACAGGTTCACGTCAGTTGTGCATTATAAGCAGATTGACTGCGAAAGACAAATGGTTGTTTGCGTGGTCCCTGCCCTTAAAAAAGAAAAGGGGTAACTATTGAAGTTACCCCCCTTCCGCCTGCTGCCTCAAGCCGCTTGCGCGGCAGCGACATTACTTCTTGTGGCACTCACCACACTTGGTCGGCCCCTTCTTCATCTCTTCATGGCACCCCTTGCAGGTCTTGTGCGCCACGTCCTTGCCGAACCCTTCAATCTTGCCCGGGCCCTTCTCGTGGCACTTCTTACAGTCCTTCAGGACCTCCTGGTGCTTCTTGTGCGGGAAAGAGACGTTCCCGTTCTTTGCCTTGAGGACGATGTCATCGGCGGCGAAGGCAAGGCCGGCAGCGAAGACGGTGAGAGCGAGAGCAGCGACAATCTTTTTCATCGTTTTACCCCTTTTCTATGGAATGGATCAAAATCGTCTGAAACTTATACAGCACCGTTGCGTTTTGTCAAGCAAAAATCCACCCCAAAAACTGTCGCAAACCGCGCCATTACTGAGCGCGGCTCTCCATCGCTATGCCACGGGTGAACGCTGCTGGAGAGCGCGATCCTTGGCCTCCACCTCTTCGGCCATCGCCTCCTTGTACCCATGGAGCCTGGCGCTCAGAGCGGGCTCGCCGAGGGCGATGATCTGCACCGCCAGAAGCCCCGCGTTCTTAGCCCCCGCCTTCCCGATGGCCATGGTCGCCACCGGGATCCCGCCGGGCATCTGGACCATGGCGTACAGGGCGTCGAGCCCGTTGAGGGCTCCGCCGGGGATCGGAACGGCGATCACCGGCAGGATGGTGTCGGCGGCAATCACTCCGGCCAGATGGGCGGCCATGCCGGCTCCGGCGACGATTACCTTGACGCCGCGACCGGCGGCACCGGAGGCCAGGGCGGCGGCCTTCTTCGGCGACCGGTGGGCCGACGCGATCCGCATCTCCCACGCAATCCCGAACTGGTCGAGGACCTTGGCAACCTCCTCCATAATGGGGACGTCGGAGTCGCTTCCCATGACGATCAAAACCTGCGGTTTGTCCATTTTTATTCTCCTTGCCGGGAACCGGTAGTCAGCGTTTCAGGGCCTTCGCGCCGATGTCCCGGCGGAAGTGAACCCCATCCCACGTTATGGTCGCAACCCCCTGATAGGCGCGGTCGATGGCATCCTGCACCGTAGAGCCGAGGGCAGTAACCCCGAGAACCCGTCCCCCGCTGGTGATGATCTTCCCGTCCGCCTCGGCGGTCCCGGCGTGGAAGACGACGAGATCGTCCAGGGCCGCGGCCCCGTCGAGCCCCCTGATCTCGTCCCCCGTGCGGTAGTCGCCCGGGTAGCCGCCGGCGGCCATGACGACACAGACGGCCGCCTTGTCGTGCCACTCGATGGAGACGCCCGAGAGATCCCCCCTGGCCACCGCCAGGAGGACCGGAACGATATCCGACTTCATCCGCATCAGCAGCGGCTGGCACTCGGGGTCCCCGAACCGGGCGTTGAATTCGAGGGTCTTCACCTCGCCGCCGTTCACCATGAGCCCGGCGTAGAGGACGCCGCGGTAGGGACGCCCCTCCGCCGCCATGCCGTCCACCGTCCGGCGCATCACCTCGGCCATCGCCTTCTCGTGGATGGCGGGGGTCACCACCGGAGCCGGGGAGTAGGCCCCCATCCCGCCGGTGTTGGGGCCCTGGTCGCCATCGTACACCGCCTTGTGGTCCTGGGCGGAGGCGAGGGGGATGATGTTTTTCCCGTCGGTGAAGGCGAGGAACGACGCCTCCTCCCCCACGAGAAACTCCTCGATCACCACCCGGGAGCCGGCCGCCCCGAAGGCATTGCCCGAAAGCATGTCCCGGACGGTGGCCACCGCCTCGTCGCGGCTCTGGGCGATGATGACCCCTTTGCCGGCGGCCAGGCCGTCGGCCTTGATAACGATCGGAATCCCCGTCTTGTCGATGAACGCCACCGCCGGCTCCACCTCGGTGAAAACGCCGTAAGCAGCGGTCGGGACGCCATACTTGTGCATCAGGTCCTTGGAAAATGCCTTGCTCGCCTCGATGATCGCCGCATTCTGCCGGGCGCCGAAGATGGCGAGGCCGTTCTCCTCGAACCGGTCCACAATGCCGAGGGAGAGGGGGAGCTCCGGCCCGACGACGGTGAGGTCGATCCCGTTCGCCCGGGCAAAGGCCAGGAGGCCGTCGAGATCGTCGACCTTCAGCGGGACGTTTTCGGCGATGAGGCCGGTGCCGGGATTCCCCGGCGCACAGTAGACCTTGGTCACAAGGGGCGACTGGGAGATCTTCCAGACCAGGGCATGCTCCCTGCCGCCGCTGCCAATAACGAGAACATTCATGGGTATCCTCCTCGAATCAGTGCCTGAAGTGCCGCATGCCGGTGAAGACCATCGCCATGCCGTGCTCGTCGGCGGCGGCGATCACCTCGGCGTCGCGCATGCTCCCCCCCGGCTGGATGACGGCGGTGATGCCGGCGGCGGCCGCATTATCGATCCCGTCGCGAAACGGGAAGAAGGCGTCGGAGGCCATGACTCCCCCCTTGACCTCCAGTCCGGCGTGCTCGGCCTTGATGGCGGCGATGCGGGCAGAGTTGACGCGGCTCATCTGGCCGGCGCCGACGCCGATGGTCATGTTCCCCTTCCCATAGACGATGGCGTTGGATTTCACGAACTTGGCGACCCGCCAGGCGAAGATCAGGTCCTTCATCTCCTGGTCGGTGGGCTGGCGCGCGCTTACCACTTTCAGTTCGGCATAGAGGTCCAGATCGGCATCCTGAACGAGCAGCCCCCCGTTCACCCGCTTGAGGTCGAGGCGCCGTGCAGGCTCCTCGGGCCACACCCCGCACTCCAGCAGCCGCACGTTCTTCTTGGCGGCCACCACCTCAACGGCCCCGGCAGCGACCTGCGGGGCGATGATCACCTCCACGAACTGCCGGTCGCAGATCGCCCGGGCCGTTTCGGCATCCAGCTCGCGGTTGAAGGCGATGATCCCGCCGAAGGCCGACTCGGGGTCGGTGGCGTAGGCCCGGTCGTACGCTTCAAGGAGCGTCGCGCCGACGGCGACGCCGCAGGGGTTGGCATGCTTGACGATGACGCAGGCGGGCCCTTCGGTGAACTGCTTCACGCATTCCAGCGCCGCATCGGTATCGGCAATATTGTTGTAGGAAAGCTCTTTCCCCTGGAGCTGGCGGGTGGTGGCGACCGACGCCTCCTTCACGCCGCGCTCGACGTAGAAGGCGGCACCCTGGTGGGGGTTCTCACCGTAGCGCATCTCCTGGGCCTTTCGGAACTGGAGGGTGATGGTGTCGGGATAGGGGGACACCCCTTCGCCGGTCCTGCTCCCAAGCCAGTTGGAGATGGCGCCGTCATAGGCGGCGGTGTGCTGGTAGACCTTCACCGCCAGGCGGAAGTTGGTCTCCTTCGAAACGGAGCCTCCCGAGGCACGCATCTCGTCGAGGACGGTGCGGTAATCCGTCGGGTCCACCACGACGGTCACGTCGGCGTTGTTCTTCGCCGCCGAGCGGAGCATGGTCGGGCCGCCGATGTCGATATTCTCGATGGCATCCTCCAGGGGGCAGTCGGGGTTTGCCACGGTCGCCTCGAAGGGGTAGAGGTTCACCACCACCATGTCGATCGCCTCGATGCCGTGCTGTTTCATGGTGGCCACATGCTCGGGGTTGGAGCGCATGCCGAGGAGGCCGCCGTGGACCTTGGGGTGGAGCGTCTTCACCCGGCCATCCAGCATCTCGGGGAAACCGGTGAATTCGGATACGTCCTTGACGGCAAGCCCCGCATCGCGCAGAAGCTTGGCGGTGCCGCCGGTGGAGAGGATCTCGACGCCGTAGCCTGCCAGTTCCCGGGCAAACTCGACGAGGCCGGTTTTGTCGGAGAGGCTGATGAGCGCGCGGGTAATCTTTGCCATTGTTTACATGCTCCTTGAAAGCGAATTAGCCACGGCAACACGGGGGCACGGAGAAGGGTGAAAAAACGGAAGAACAGACGGAACTAAATTCATGGCTGTTCCGTTCGTCCCGGTTAATTTTCGGTTTTTCTCCGTCTCTTCGTCTCTCCGCGGTGGGTGTTCAGTCTGTCTGAGGAAAATTGATGTGTTCGAGAAAGTGCTTCTCAAAGGCAGGTGTGCCGGAAAGCGGGATGACGCGGATGCCGTCAGCCAGACGGTCCGCCGCCGTCAGCCCCTCCGGTGAGCGAAGGGCTCTCTCGATACCGCACAGCGCCCCTTCCCGGATGAAGCCGGACGTTTGTACCATCTTTTCCGTGAAAATTCCAACGTTTTTTAGGCTTCGCGGATCGAGGACGGCACCGAAGGAGCCGGTCAGAAGCACCTCCGCCACCTCGTCGCCGCGGATGCCGGCCCGCTCGAAAAGGACCTCCATCCCGGCCCGGATCGCCCCCTTGGCGAGCTGCACCTGGCGGATGTCCTCCTGGCTGAGCCAGACCGTGCGTGTCGCGTCCCGGTGCAGGATGAACGCCGGCGCCCCTCCCACCTCCGTCACCCGGTTGCCGAGGCTCGACGCGATCTCCGCCGCCGGGAGGAGCCGCCCCGTGGCGTCGATCACCCCCTGCTCCCGCAACAGCGAGATGGTGTCGAGGACCCCGGAGCCGCAGATGCCGGTGGCCGGCCTCCCTCCGACGGTGGTGATGGCAAGGCGCTCCCCCCCCAGGGTCACCCTGCTGATGGCGCCGGGGAGCGCCGCCATGCCGCAGGCGAGATTCCCCCCCTCGAAGGCGGGGCCGGCGGCGGCGGAGGTGGCCAGGAGCCGGCCGCCGGCCGCCAGGGCGATCTCGCCGTTAGTCCCGAGGTCGAGATAGAGGCGCGCGGCGGAAAGGGAAGCCGGATCATGGACACCGAGGAGAAAGGCGACGGTGTCCCCCCCCACGAATCCGCCGGGAAGGGGGAAGAGGTAGACGTCGGCAGAGGAGTCCCACCCGAAATCCGCTGCCGGACCGCGGCGTCCGGCGGTGAAGAGCGGACGGTAGGGGGGAAACGCCAGGGAGCGCACCGGCAGGCCGAGCAGGAGGTGCTCCATGGCGGGGTTGCCGGCGACGGCAATGGTGCGGAGGGAGTCGGGCGAGGCAGCGGCGTTCGACAGCAGTTCATCCGTCAGGCGGGCCAACTCCCGCCGGACCAGATCGGCCATGCGGTGCGCCGCCTCGTCCGAGCGGCAGGCGGCATCGAGGCGGGAGACGACGTCCGCGCCGAATTCCCGCTGGGGATTGAGGCAGCCGGCCGCGGCGAGGCGCTCCCCCGTGGCGAGGATGACAAGGGATGCGGCGAGGGTCGTGGTCCCCAGATCGACCGCGACGGCGAGGGGCTCAGACGATCTCAACGGCATGCCCGCAGGCCGGGAGGACCTCGCCGACCGGCACCGCGAA contains:
- the purD gene encoding phosphoribosylamine--glycine ligase, with amino-acid sequence MNVLVIGSGGREHALVWKISQSPLVTKVYCAPGNPGTGLIAENVPLKVDDLDGLLAFARANGIDLTVVGPELPLSLGIVDRFEENGLAIFGARQNAAIIEASKAFSKDLMHKYGVPTAAYGVFTEVEPAVAFIDKTGIPIVIKADGLAAGKGVIIAQSRDEAVATVRDMLSGNAFGAAGSRVVIEEFLVGEEASFLAFTDGKNIIPLASAQDHKAVYDGDQGPNTGGMGAYSPAPVVTPAIHEKAMAEVMRRTVDGMAAEGRPYRGVLYAGLMVNGGEVKTLEFNARFGDPECQPLLMRMKSDIVPVLLAVARGDLSGVSIEWHDKAAVCVVMAAGGYPGDYRTGDEIRGLDGAAALDDLVVFHAGTAEADGKIITSGGRVLGVTALGSTVQDAIDRAYQGVATITWDGVHFRRDIGAKALKR
- the purH gene encoding bifunctional phosphoribosylaminoimidazolecarboxamide formyltransferase/IMP cyclohydrolase, whose protein sequence is MAKITRALISLSDKTGLVEFARELAGYGVEILSTGGTAKLLRDAGLAVKDVSEFTGFPEMLDGRVKTLHPKVHGGLLGMRSNPEHVATMKQHGIEAIDMVVVNLYPFEATVANPDCPLEDAIENIDIGGPTMLRSAAKNNADVTVVVDPTDYRTVLDEMRASGGSVSKETNFRLAVKVYQHTAAYDGAISNWLGSRTGEGVSPYPDTITLQFRKAQEMRYGENPHQGAAFYVERGVKEASVATTRQLQGKELSYNNIADTDAALECVKQFTEGPACVIVKHANPCGVAVGATLLEAYDRAYATDPESAFGGIIAFNRELDAETARAICDRQFVEVIIAPQVAAGAVEVVAAKKNVRLLECGVWPEEPARRLDLKRVNGGLLVQDADLDLYAELKVVSARQPTDQEMKDLIFAWRVAKFVKSNAIVYGKGNMTIGVGAGQMSRVNSARIAAIKAEHAGLEVKGGVMASDAFFPFRDGIDNAAAAGITAVIQPGGSMRDAEVIAAADEHGMAMVFTGMRHFRH
- a CDS encoding ASKHA domain-containing protein, with the translated sequence MPLRSSEPLAVAVDLGTTTLAASLVILATGERLAAAGCLNPQREFGADVVSRLDAACRSDEAAHRMADLVRRELARLTDELLSNAAASPDSLRTIAVAGNPAMEHLLLGLPVRSLAFPPYRPLFTAGRRGPAADFGWDSSADVYLFPLPGGFVGGDTVAFLLGVHDPASLSAARLYLDLGTNGEIALAAGGRLLATSAAAGPAFEGGNLACGMAALPGAISRVTLGGERLAITTVGGRPATGICGSGVLDTISLLREQGVIDATGRLLPAAEIASSLGNRVTEVGGAPAFILHRDATRTVWLSQEDIRQVQLAKGAIRAGMEVLFERAGIRGDEVAEVLLTGSFGAVLDPRSLKNVGIFTEKMVQTSGFIREGALCGIERALRSPEGLTAADRLADGIRVIPLSGTPAFEKHFLEHINFPQTD